The Garra rufa chromosome 8, GarRuf1.0, whole genome shotgun sequence genome has a segment encoding these proteins:
- the tent5c gene encoding terminal nucleotidyltransferase 5C — MANMASASSSSESESQSVLTWEQVSRLNDVLTEAVPVHGRGNFPTLEVRLKDIVQMVRNRLELRGIMVKDVRLNGSTASHVLVKDIGWSYKDLDVIFRVDLPREEEFQLIKDVVLSTLLDFLPEGVNKEKITPMTLKEAYVQKLVKVYTEQDRWSLISLSNNNGRNVELKFVDSIRRQFEFSVDSFQIILDSVLSYYDFSENPMSRHFHPTVVGESVYGNFAMALDHLKNKVIATKRPEEIRGGGLLKYCNLLVRDFTPTDEDEFKALERYMCSRFFIDFPDIGEQQRKLEAYLQSHFVGEEKNKYNYLMILRRVVNESTVCLMGHERRQTLNLISLMAFRVLAEQNAIPDASSVTCYYQPAPYVRDLNFNNYYVASCNQSIPTWLPCN; from the coding sequence ATGGCAAACATGGCCTCAGCCTCATCCAGCAGCGAAAGTGAGTCGCAAAGCGTGCTTACCTGGGAGCAAGTGAGCCGCTTGAACGACGTGCTGACGGAGGCCGTGCCAGTTCACGGACGTGGCAACTTTCCCACCCTGGAGGTCCGGCTTAAAGATATCGTACAGATGGTTCGCAACCGTCTAGAGCTGAGGGGCATTATGGTCAAAGATGTACGTTTGAACGGCTCCACCGCCAGCCACGTGCTGGTAAAGGACATTGGCTGGAGCTACAAAGACCTGGACGTCATCTTCAGAGTAGACCTTCCTCGGGAAGAGGAGTTCCAGCTCATCAAAGATGTGGTTCTGAGCACTTTGTTGGACTTTCTGCCAGAGGGGGTGAACAAGGAGAAGATCACTCCTATGACGCTGAAAGAGGCCTATGTTCAGAAGCTAGTTAAAGTGTACACCGAGCAGGACCGCTGGTCCCTCATCTCACTGTCAAACAACAACGGCCGCAATGTGGAACTTAAGTTTGTGGACTCGATCCGAAGGCAGTTTGAGTTCAGCGTGGACTCCTTCCAGATCATTTTGGACTCTGTGCTGTCATATTATGACTTCTCAGAAAACCCCATGTCTCGGCACTTCCACCCTACTGTGGTCGGGGAGAGCGTGTATGGCAACTTCGCCATGGCTCTGGACCACCTCAAGAATAAGGTCATCGCCACCAAGCGGCCGGAGGAGATCCGCGGAGGTGGTTTGCTCAAATACTGCAACCTCCTGGTGAGGGACTTTACGCCCACGGACGAAGATGAATTTAAGGCCCTGGAGCGCTACATGTGCTCGCGTTTCTTCATTGACTTTCCCGACATCGGCGAGCAACAGCGCAAACTGGAGGCTTACCTGCAAAGCCACTTTGTCGGTGAGGAGAAGAACAAGTACAACTACCTCATGATCCTGCGGCGGGTCGTGAATGAGAGCACCGTGTGTCTCATGGGACACGAGCGGCGCCAGACGCTTAACCTCATCTCCCTGATGGCGTTTCGGGTGCTCGCCGAGCAAAACGCCATACCTGATGCGTCCAGCGTCACCTGCTACTACCAGCCGGCTCCATACGTCAGAGACCTGAACTTCAACAACTACTATGTGGCCTCTTGTAACCAGTCCATTCCAACTTGGTTGCCTTGTAACTAA